A single region of the Ancylobacter novellus DSM 506 genome encodes:
- a CDS encoding endonuclease/exonuclease/phosphatase family protein, with the protein MNGLPPPGRLRLMTWNIHGGIGPDRRFDLDRIASLVAKHAPDVLALQEIDTRGRDIDCLAPLRGLDIHHFTEARTIAVPDGHYGHALFSRWPTSDVVLHDLSVWRYEPRIAIETQIATPFGPLHLVAVHLGLFIFERRRQAGMLAAMARRVRGMPTVMMGDFNDWFSFGQVTRTMSHVLPERTRLRTFPAQKPALRLDRVYCSAPGMLADAFTDPAARAISDHLPIIVDLALPARGNAVPAEPAEAGHVDSDTARTGGVIDDPEPAESR; encoded by the coding sequence TTGAACGGCCTCCCGCCGCCCGGCCGGCTGCGGCTGATGACCTGGAACATCCATGGCGGCATCGGCCCGGACCGCCGCTTCGACCTCGACCGCATCGCTAGCCTGGTGGCGAAGCACGCACCGGACGTGCTCGCATTGCAGGAGATCGACACGCGCGGGCGCGACATCGACTGCCTGGCGCCACTGCGCGGCCTCGACATCCACCATTTCACCGAGGCGCGCACCATCGCCGTGCCGGACGGGCATTACGGCCACGCGCTGTTCTCGCGCTGGCCGACCTCGGATGTCGTGCTGCACGACCTGTCGGTGTGGCGCTACGAGCCGCGCATCGCCATCGAGACGCAGATCGCCACTCCCTTCGGCCCGCTGCACCTCGTCGCCGTGCATCTGGGCCTGTTCATCTTCGAGCGGCGGCGCCAGGCCGGCATGCTCGCCGCCATGGCGCGGCGCGTGCGCGGCATGCCCACGGTGATGATGGGCGACTTCAACGACTGGTTCTCCTTCGGCCAGGTCACACGGACCATGAGCCATGTGCTGCCCGAGCGCACCCGGCTGCGCACCTTCCCGGCGCAGAAGCCGGCGCTGCGGCTCGACCGGGTCTATTGCAGCGCGCCGGGCATGCTGGCGGATGCCTTCACCGATCCCGCCGCGCGGGCGATCTCCGACCATCTGCCGATCATCGTCGATCTCGCTTTGCCCGCGCGCGGGAACGCCGTCCCGGCGGAACCGGCCGAAGCGGGACACGTTGATTCCGACACGGCACGAACGGGAGGAGTGATCGATGATCCCGAACCAGCCGAATCCCGATAG